Proteins from a genomic interval of Yarrowia lipolytica chromosome 1E, complete sequence:
- a CDS encoding uncharacterized protein (Compare to YALI0E01980g, weakly similar to uniprot|Q04477 Saccharomyces cerevisiae YMR117c SPC24 spindle pole body protein, similar to Saccharomyces cerevisiae SPC24 (YMR117C); ancestral locus Anc_2.427), producing MDPIDLLRDVAKSFSTNEEIASTERVSVDITRLSLFREAKLAEARDKLQDQIRQRDLCQESVAGDSTTSERTQHVHELEREKMRLARAINDLEETLNATQAATSKLNAELELVEKESQQPIESAVENDSSAALQLKLFRTLGVTFDAEKPEKYTKCMIRSNTTSNVATLDLNVKEYSGFFITNYIWDKL from the coding sequence ATGGACCCCATCGACCTGCTACGTGACGTGGCCAAGTCATTCAGCACCAATGAAGAGATCGCGTCTACAGAACGAGTGTCAGTCGATATCACACGGCTGTCGCTGTTTCGCGAGGCAAAGTTAGCGGAGGCGCGTGACAAGTTACAAGATCAGATCCGACAGAGAGATCTGTGCCAGGAATCGGTCGCCGGAGACTCCACAACAAGCGAAAGAACCCAACATGTGCATGAGCTGGAACGCGAGAAGATGCGCCTGGCGCGTGCCATCAATGATCTCGAGGAGACTCTGAATGCCACGCAAGCAGCGACCTCGAAGCTGAATGCCGAGCTCGAGCTCGTGGAAAAGGAAAGCCAGCAGCCCATCGAGTCTGCAGTGGAGAACGACTCGTCTGCAGCCCTACAGCTCAAGCTGTTCCGAACCCTAGGTGTCACTTTCGACGCAGAGAAGCCTGAGAAGTACACAAAATGCATGATCAGATCTAACACAACCTCAAACGTGGCCACCCTGGATCTCAACGTCAAGGAGTACAGTGGATTCTTCATCACAAACTACATTTGGGACAAGTTGTGA
- a CDS encoding mitochondrial 54S ribosomal protein mL60 (Compare to YALI0E01914g, similar to Saccharomyces cerevisiae MRPL31 (YKL138C); ancestral locus Anc_2.428, similar to uniprot|Q9UR27 Schizosaccharomyces pombe Putative mitochondrial 60S ribosomal protein L31 precursor) — MFGPFRQSMVTFGGYVHKQRYRWRLSPTQKAGQRKRMKAVDSVMDVLRSSMEKLGVTPKFLIKAETECPPSSAMLPKDKYTVFSKNHKGYRKSVHRVPNFTKTTNRKNPLGF; from the exons ATGTTTGGGCCTTTTCGACAGTCTATGGTCACCTTTGGTGGCTACGTCCA CAAGCAGCGATACCGATGGAGATTGTCTCCTACACAGAAGGCTGGCCAGCGAAAGCGAATGAAGGCCGTCGACTCAGTCATGGATGTTCTGCGATCTAGCATGGAGAAGCTCGGCGTCACTCCCAAGTTCCTCATCAAGGCTGAGACCGAGTGCCCTCCTTCTTCGGCCATGCTCCccaaggacaagtacaCCGTTTTCAGCAAGAACCACAAGGGTTACCGAAAATCCGTTCACCGGGTGCCCAACTTCACCAAGACTACCAACCGAAAGAATCCCCTTGGTTTCTAA
- a CDS encoding uncharacterized protein (Truncated form of YALI0E02024g, no similarity) → MPNIIDKAKEVFSSSKNDATTEADKAENLPSKAGQEVKSQGQTELKNAEGKVTDAAGTKGKLAQAAGPGGAKNLGEGELKNLEGQIPGQAGQYVGGGKGGEAAGIAAGAAGVGGAGAAGSAGHGSQTGTTGTTGQTGYGSQTGTTGTTGTTGQTGYGSQTGSTGTTGQSGYGSQTGATGTTGQTGYGSSGAAGSTGQPGYSSTGQAESAYGSAGSHGTTGSNTTGTGSHVHGATQPGQGQSLGQEVKSHVPGTAEHSASQGSHNVGSGTAGATGAGVGAGTGYAAGSGSHGASTGQTGYGSSATGTHGASTGAAGTNTAGGAQYDNPEQVLSGQGTQGTQGSHTSHTGHHGHHHGHHGSGAATGAATGAAAGTGAGYAGQTGSAGTHGASSTGQTGYGSSSTGQTGSTGARGTHESLGEKAYDAKTDAKSHIPGTSEHSATHGHSTGTHGASTGSSGVQGQGISGTHGASGSFAPTHTNHNVTTGPEGVEHHIHHHHHHLEGDAAGAGVGAGAGAATGSHGTHGASTGATGASSQPGYSKGDSTHKHGSHSQSGYDHSSSKDQYPAQGKQYSHTTHDDTRGLNSSSSSEPVQGTGYKSSSSGPAVGGGKYSSNPSAHSIGGDFANVGNPSANHATTGEKLRGETDDITRGVSGVNLRGNEAATGAGLAGATGYAKKVEDGSAPYPGTTGEPTSEYAHTGTHGSRGNTTGATGTHSGTTTDEAGNETIGERISNAASAVSAAVFGTGEEQGNTHTANSTAPGAYNQSGTTGTHGTTGQTGYGSSTTGQPGYGSTAGTTGQYGSSTGPHGTNETLGDKAYEAKTDAKSHIPGTTEHSATHGTHGTHHGNTAGVTGAGAGAGAGAGYAAGQQGQGQYGQQGQGQYGQQGQGQYGQQGQGQGQSFVETAKSYIPGTEENIASKQEQEYTQGQPGQYSQGQTGHSQGQRPASYSQGQTGQLLSGPGLASTLRARLASTLRASEVSRAPVLLRPPSPTSPALMSTRLLRTSPRASPESTTLTRGVPPFSPLETTRSPRTSERPRRKLSSSLCPLSRVLTLLLKPSELSRVSTSTTTRLLVTPLTPSQP, encoded by the coding sequence ATGCCCAACATTATTGATAAAGCAAAGGAGGTTTTCTCCTCTTCAAAGAACGATGCTACCACTGAAGCTGACAAGGCCGAGAACCTGCCTTCTAAGGCTGGACAGGAGGTCAAGTCGCAAGGCCAGACCGAGCTGAAGAACGCAGAGGGTAAGGTTACCGACGCCGCTGGCACCAAGGGCAAGCTTGCCCAGgctgctggccctggcGGTGCCAAGAACCTTGGTGAGGGCGAGCTGAAGAACCTCGAGGGTCAGATTCCTGGCCAGGCTGGTCAGTACGTCGGTGGAGGAAAGGGCGGTGAGGCTGCTGGAATTGCTGCCGGTGCCGctggagttggtggagctggtgctgctggctctgcCGGCCATGGCTCTCAGACTGGTACCACCGGTACCACTGGTCAGACTGGATACGGCTCTCAGACCGGTACCACCGGTACCACTGGTACCACTGGACAGACAGGATACGGATCTCAGACTGGCTCTACTGGCACTACTGGCCAGTCCGGTTATGGCTCTCAGACTGGTGCCACTGGCACTACCGGCCAGACTGGCTACGGCTCTTCTGGTGCTGCAGGTTCTACCGGCCAGCCCGGTTACAGCTCCACCGGCCAGGCTGAGTCCGCTTACGGTTCTGCTGGCTCCCACGGTACCACTGGATCTAACACTACTGGCACTGGCTCTCACGTCCATGGTGCCACTCAGCCTGGTCAGGGTCAGTCTCTTGGCCAGGAGGTGAAGTCTCATGTTCCCGGTACTGCTGAGCACTCTGCCTCTCAAGGATCTCACAACGTCGGCTCTGGCACCGCTGGTGCTACTGGCGCGGGAGTTGGAGCTGGCACTGGATAcgctgctggttctggctcGCACGGTGCTTCTACTGGGCAGACCGGATACGGCTCTTCTGCAACTGGCACACACGGTGCTTCcactggagctgctggtactAACACTGCTGGTGGCGCTCAGTACGACAACCCTGAGCAGGTCCTTAGCGGCCAGGGCACCCAGGGTACTCAGGGTTCCCACACTAGCCACACTGGTCACCACGGCCACCACCACGGCCACCACGGTTCTGGTGCAGCCACTGGAGCTGCTAccggagctgctgcaggtaCTGGTGCTGGATACGCAGGCCAGACAGGTTCTGCTGGTACGCACggtgcttcttccactggccAGACTGGTTACggatcttcttccaccGGCCAGACCGGCTCCACTGGCGCACGTGGCACCCATGAGTCTCTCGGCGAGAAGGCCTACGATGCCAAGACTGATGCTAAGTCCCACATCCCCGGCACTTCCGAGCACTCTGCCACTCACGGCCACTCTACCGGAACTCACGGCGCTTCTACTGGCTCCTCCGGTGTCCAGGGCCAGGGTATCTCTGGTACTCACGGTGCTTCCGGCTCTTTCGCTCCTACTCACACCAACCACAATGTGACCACTGGCCCCGAGGGTGTCGAGCACCACattcaccaccaccaccaccacctcgagGGTGacgctgctggtgctggtgtcggtgctggtgctggtgctgccACTGGCTCTCACGGTACTCACGGTGCTTCCACAGGTGCTACTGGTGCCTCCAGCCAGCCCGGTTACTCCAAGGGCGATTCCACTCATAAGCACGGCTCTCACTCTCAGAGTGGTTACGATCATTCTTCTTCCAAGGATCAGTACCCTGCTCAGGGCAAGCAGTACTCTCACACCACTCACGACGACACCCGAGGTCTTAACTCTTCGTCCTCTTCCGAGCCCGTTCAAGGAACTGGATACAAGAGCAGCTCTTCTGGACCTGCTGTTGGCGGTGGAAAGTACTCTTCCAATCCTTCTGCCCACTCCATTGGCGGTGACTTCGCCAACGTCGGTAACCCCAGTGCTAACCACGCCACCACTGGCGAGAAGCTCCGAGGTGAGACTGATGACATCACCCGTGGTGTCTCTGGTGTGAACCTCCGAGGCAACGAGGCTGCCACTGGCGCTGGACTTGCTGGTGCCACTGGCTacgccaagaaggtcgAGGATGGATCTGCTCCTTACCCCGGTACAACCGGCGAGCCTACTTCCGAGTACGCCCACACCGGCACTCACGGATCTCGTGGAAACACCACCGGAGCTACTGGTACCCATTCTGGAACCACTACTGATGAAGCTGGCAACGAGACCATTGGTGAGCGAATCTCCAACGCCGCttctgctgtttctgctgcGGTTTTCGGCACTGGTGAGGAGCAGGGTAACACCCACACTGCCAACTCCACCGCCCCTGGTGCCTACAACCAGTCTGGCACCACCGGTACTCACGGTACTACTGGCCAGACCGGTTACGGATCTTCCACCACCGGTCAACCTGGCTATGGATCCACCGCTGGTACCACTGGCCAGTACGGTTCTTCCACTGGTCCTCATGGCACCAACGAGACTCTTGGTGACAAGGCCTACGAGGCTAAGACTGATGCCAAGTCCCACATTCCTGGTACTACCGAGCACTCTGCTACTCACGGCACTCATGGTACTCACCACGGAAACACTGCTGGCGTtactggtgctggtgctggtgccGGTGCTGGTGCCGGATATGCCGCTGGCCAGCAGGGTCAGGGACAGTACGGCCAGCAGGGTCAGGGACAGTACGGCCAGCAGGGTCAGGGACAGTACGGCCAGCAGGGTCAGGGACAGGGCCAGTCTTTCGTCGAGACTGCTAAGTCCTACATCCCCGGAACTGAGGAGAATATTGCTtccaagcaggagcaggagtaCACCCAGGGCCAGCCCGGTCAGTACTCTCAGGGCCAGACCGGCCACTCTCAGGGCCAGAGACCGGCCAGTTACTCTCAGGGCCAGACCGGCCAGTTACTCTCAGGGCCAGGACTGGCCAGCACTCTCAGGGCCAGACTGGCCAGCACTCTCAGGGCCAGCGAGGTCAGCAGGGCTCCGGTGCTGTTGAGACCGCCAAGTCCTACGTCCCCGGCACTGATGAGCACGCGGCTTCTAAGGACCAGTCCAAGGGCCAGTCCGGAGAGCACGACTCTCACAAGGGGGGTTCCTCCGTTCTCGCCACTGGAGACGAcaaggagtccaagaaCCTCCGAAAGGCCCAGGAGGAAGCTATCAAGCAGCCTCTGCCCACTCTCAAGGGTACTGACGTTGCTGTTGAAGCCGAGCGAGCTCAGCAGGGTCAGCACATCAACTACAACCAGGCTTCTGGTGACCCCTCTGACTCCAAGTCAACCATGA
- a CDS encoding uncharacterized protein (Compare to YALI0E01958g, no similarity possibly noncoding, similar to Saccharomyces cerevisiae YKL098W; ancestral locus Anc_2.483): MSFQERCMELKQILNFDVDIFTAIIIGLAAQRPVRIHTHHPDVVEKCALVVAANILGYDQRLLYRCDADADVDHFLNGVSDWRESAQTDKQLMPFLILRNVASLSNECQALLLEILQTGKTTYRGVTYSKPPGFLLLSVSKSDVYMFEYLRDEFFVYHECHVDGEVNIAQLIESISEEKTASPPLMTAADIKKLHDKAAQVSIVAELQRYMQDIIVHIRCHRVVARAIKPKAARDFTLFVRHMCVLNDSDFATPSVIAVAARKLLPSSVHIASPEFEPSLAYGSDYKLIEEYITSWDGALVVEDVLNRVKAPV, from the coding sequence ATGTCATTTCAAGAAAGATGTATGGAACTCAAGCAGATTCTCAACTTTGATGTTGACATTTTCACAGCCATTATTATTGGCCTTGCTGCGCAACGACCCGTCAGAATCCACACTCACCATCCTGATGTTGTGGAGAAGTGCGCTCTTGTGGTGGCAGCCAACATTCTAGGCTACGACCAGAGACTACTTTACCGTTGCGACGCAGACGCTGATGTCGACCACTTTTTAAATGGAGTCAGTGACTGGAGAGAGTCTGCTCAAACCGACAAACAACTTATGCCATTTCTCATCCTGAGAAACGTTGCATCGTTATCGAACGAGTGTCAGGCTCTACTGCTGGAGATTCTGCAAACAGGAAAGACAACTTACAGAGGTGTCACATATTCGAAACCACCGGGTTTTTTGTTACTTTCAGTGTCTAAAAGTGATGTCTACATGTTCGAATACCTGAGGGATGAGTTCTTCGTCTACCATGAGTGTCACGTCGACGGTGAGGTGAATATCGCACAACTAATTGAGAGCATATCGGAGGAAAAGACTGCTTCACCGCCATTGATGACTGCTGCCGATATCAAGAAGCTACACGACAAGGCGGCCCAGGTGTCGATAGTGGCCGAGCTGCAACGATACATGCAAGACATTATCGTCCATATTCGGTGCCACCGGGTGGTTGCTAGGGCTATAAAACCCAAGGCAGCAAGAGACTTCACTCTTTTCGTGCGCCACATGTGCGTGCTCAATGATTCAGACTTCGCAACCCCATCGGTGATTGCAGTCGCCGCTCGAAAGTTACTACCAAGCTCTGTGCACATTGCTTCGCCGGAATTCGAACCTTCTCTAGCCTACGGAAGTGATTATAAGCTCATTGAGGAATACATCACATCGTGGGATGGAGCACTCGTTGTGGAAGATGTCTTGAATCGGGTCAAGGCACCCGTTTAA
- a CDS encoding uncharacterized protein (Compare to YALI0E01936g, similar to Saccharomyces cerevisiae UTP11 (YKL099C); ancestral locus Anc_2.482, similar to uniprot|P34247 Saccharomyces cerevisiae YKL099C U3 small nucleolar RNA-associated protein 11 (U3 snoRNA-associated protein 11)): MARLVHNIQKKQHRERSQIAERRHLGLLEKKKDYKLRAENYHAKEAKLKLLRKKAKERNPDEFYFGMHSTKTDEHGIGYKENPLDVAERELSADAKKLLQTQDATYVRTMRLKELRVIERMQAELMPKATGKHTIFVNSEKEQEEFDPAEYFKTDKTLLNKRENRLKLDQLEQKQTHAQELDEGINKERVSRLKKLAAHIERERELAIVEHRLDLDRELAKGGEKEKVVKDGNVSYKWKAERKK; encoded by the coding sequence ATGGCTCGACTCGTCCACAATATCCAAAAGAAACAGCACAGAGAGCGAAGCCAAATCGCCGAGCGACGGCACCTCGGCTTgctggaaaagaagaaggattACAAGCTTCGAGCTGAAAATTACCATGCCAAGGAAGCAaagctcaagctgctgcgaaagaaggccaaggagagAAACCCCGATGAGTTCTACTTCGGAATGCATAGCACCAAGACCGATGAACATGGTATTGGTTACAAGGAGAACCCTTTGGATGTAGCTGAGCGAGAGCTCAGTGCCgatgccaagaagctgctgcagacTCAAGATGCTACCTATGTGCGAACCATGCGACTGAAGGAGCTGCGAGTTATTGAGAGAATGCAAGCTGAACTTATGCCCAAGGCTACAGGCAAGCATACCATTTTTGTCAACTcagagaaggagcaggaggagtttgatcCCGCTGAATACTTCAAGACTGACAAGACTCTGCTGAACAAGAGAGAGAACCGTCTGAAGCTGGACCAGCTGGAACAGAAGCAGACTCATGCACAGGAACTTGACGAGGGCATCAACAAAGAACGAGTTTCTCGACTGAAGAAGTTGGCTGCTCACATCGAGCGTGAGCGAGAGCTGGCGATCGTGGAGCAtcgtctggatctggatcGAGAACTTGCTAAGGGAggcgagaaggagaaggtggtcaaggatGGAAATGTCAGCTACAAGTGGAAGGCTGAGCGAAAgaagtga
- a CDS encoding uncharacterized protein (Compare to YALI0E01892g, similar to uniprot|Q9HEK0 Neurospora crassa 15E11. 10 Probable alpha-1 2-mannosyltransferase possible transmembrane segment): MTPLIVRRLFLLLVTASLGLLVFLIYFSLQDDWTRTHADFLKEESIYKQPNDAFLQYTEPKEDLTPKNNPLLEEVDEPVSAKPLVRATDTRRTKAALISLVRNKELDGIVDAMVQVEDTFNHKFGYPWIFFNDEEFTDEFKEKVREQTDSEVKFELIEKKDWDAPRWIDKDKAKKAGKKLEDAGVRYGAMDSYHKMCRWNSGMFYKHKAMDDYDWYWRVEPDTQYYCDIDYDVFAYMEDNDKVYGFTIALFDNPKTVATLWPETKSFLMKNKEYLHKDNAMQFLLNPSRPDWNAQAGGYSTCHFWSNFEIASLKFFRGDAYAQWFEHLDKQGGFFYERWGDAPVHSVGAGLFANQSQIHWFKDIGYYHFPYFNCPKSKKCHGCKPGRFTTDDLKDSLMPENCLPQYLKYMGDR; this comes from the coding sequence ATGACCCCGCTGATAGTCAGAAGACTattcctgctgctggtgacGGCTTCGCTCGGTCTGCTCGTGTTCCTGATCTACTTCTCGTTACAAGATGACTGGACCAGAACACATGCGGACTTCTTGAAAGAGGAGAGCATCTACAAGCAACCCAACGATGCATTCCTGCAATATACGGAACCAAAAGAGGACTTAACGCCGAAGAACAATCCCCTGCTTgaagaggtggacgagCCTGTCAGTGCCAAGCCTCTTGTTCGCGCCACTGACACGCGGCGAACTAAAGCCGCTCTTATCTCTCTTGTTCGAAACAAAGAGCTGGACGGTATTGTGGATGCCATGGTGCAGGTCGAGGACACATTCAATCACAAATTCGGCTACCCTTGGATCTTTTTCAATGATGAAGAGTTCACCGACGAGTTCAAGGAAAAGGTGCGCGAACAGACTGACTCTGAAGTCAAGTTTGAGCTGATTGAAAAGAAGGACTGGGACGCCCCCAGATGGatcgacaaggacaaggccaagaaggccggcaagaagctggaaGATGCTGGTGTACGATATGGTGCCATGGACTCCTACCACAAGATGTGCAGATGGAACTCGGGTATGttctacaagcacaaggcCATGGACGATTATGACTGGTACTGGCGCGTTGAACCCGACACCCAATACTATTGTGACATCGACTACGATGTATTTGCATACATGGAGGACAATGACAAGGTGTATGGCTTCACCATTGCATTGTTTGACAACCCCAAAACCGTTGCCACCCTATGGCCGGAAACTAaatccttcttgatgaagaacaaggagtATCTGCACAAAGACAATGCCATGCAATTCTTGCTGAACCCCAGCAGACCAGACTGGAACGCCCAGGCTGGCGGATACTCCACTTGCCATTTCTGGTCCAACTTTGAAATCGCGTCTCTGAAGTTCTTCAGGGGCGATGCATACGCCCAATGGTTTGAGCATCTGGATAAACAGGGAGGGTTCTTTTACGAGAGATGGGGAGATGCTCCCGTGCACTCTGTCGGCGCAGGACTATTTGCTAACCAGTCACAAATCCATTGGTTCAAGGACATTGGATATTACCACTTCCCCTATTTCAATTGCCCCAAGTCCAAAAAGTGTCATGGATGCAAGCCTGGTCGATTCACCACAGACGATCTCAAGGATTCTCTGATGCCTGAAAACTGTCTTCCTCAGTACCTCAAATACATGGGCGACCGATAA
- a CDS encoding uncharacterized protein (Compare to YALI0E01870g, similar to Saccharomyces cerevisiae AIP1 (YMR092C); ancestral locus Anc_2.470, similar to uniprot|P46680 Saccharomyces cerevisiae YMR092c AIP1 actin cytoskeleton component): protein MPEIPVRSPLTPVKTSVASPATTKGVAVHLSYNPKTNEVAYANTKAVLLVNLDKPNEARQFNGHIAPTTVAKFSPSGFYVCSGDQAGNVKVWDPVSFNIKYEAKIGNGRINDLNWDADSQRIIAVGDGTERYGHCFTFDTGNTVGEISGHGAQVNAVAIKPVRPYRAATVGDDATLVFYKGPPFKFDHTVKQQHSNYIHDVAFSPDGKWLVSVGADRKAVLYNQDGEPVKTIDAHGGSIYSVSWAQDSTHFATASADNTVKVFDVEGKEIDTFKFDQFQVGVVWAGDSLVSVGLDGTLSFSSVSIDALSKLSLTESKVIAHQQPISAVETLKGKIYSGSVDGSILEWTGDKASPSDASHSTYIVSLSDCDGSLASVAWDDTYKLNNTVYSIGTQPKAADSRGSLSAIVTENTLHILDSGKLVKKVSIDRGSAVAIADQVVVGSKSGELSVYSTTGEKQFDLPPLRAAATKLALSENGNLLAAGESTGKIILYDLSTKSVVTSRWTFHTAQINDIDWLGNEYIASVSLDTNIYIYSVKTPMKNLKSLNAHKEGATAVRWLANNEIVTGGADAVLKWWSVELS from the coding sequence ATGCCAGAGATCCCCGTAAGAAGCCCACTAACGCCAGTTAAAACCTCCGTGGCTTCTCCGGCCACCACCAAGGGAGTTGCCGTGCATCTCTCCTACAACCCCAAGACCAACGAGGTGGCTTACGCCAACACCAAGGCAGTGCTTCTGGTGAATCTCGACAAGCCCAACGAGGCTCGGCAGTTCAATGGCCACATTGCGCCAACCACCGTCGCCAAGTTCTCTCCTTCAGGCTTCTATGTCTGCTCCGGCGATCAGGCTGGCAACGTCAAGGTCTGGGACCCTGTCTCTTTCAACATCAAGTACGAAGCCAAGATCGGCAATGGTCGAATCAACGATCTCAACTGGGATGCTGACTCTCAGCGAATCATTGCTGTGGGCGACGGCACAGAGAGATACGGTCATTGCTTCACTTTCGACACTGGTAACACTGTCGGAGAGATCTCTGGTCACGGAGCTCAGGTCAATGCTGTCGCCATCAAACCCGTTAGACCCTACCGAGCTGCTACCGTCGGCGATGATGCCACTCTCGTCTTCTACAAGGGTCCTCCCTTCAAGTTCGACCACACCGTTAAGCAGCAGCACAGCAACTACATCCACGACGTTGCTTTTTCCCCTGATGGAAAGTGGCTTGTTTCGGTTGGAGCTGACAGAAAGGCCGTTCTTTATAACCAGGATGGTGAGCCCGTCAAGACTATTGACGCACATGGCGGCTCCATTTACTCCGTCTCCTGGGCCCAGGATTCCACCCACTTCGCTACCGCCTCTGCAGACAACACTGTCAAGGTCTTTGATGTCGAGGGTAAAGAGATTGACACATTCAAGTTTGACCAGTTCCAGGTCGGTGTAGTCTGGGCTGGCGATTCCCTTGTGTCAGTTGGACTGGACGGCACCctgtccttctcctctgTGAGCATAGATGCCCTGTCCAAGCTGTCTTTGACTGAGTCCAAGGTCATTGCCCACCAGCAGCCCATTTCTGCTGTCGAGActctcaagggcaagatatactctggctctgttgACGGATCCATTCTCGAGTGGACCGGTGACAAGGCCTCTCCTTCTGACGCCTCCCACTCTACTTACATTGTCTCTCTCAGTGACTGTGATGGAAGCCTGGCATCAGTTGCTTGGGATGATACTtacaagctcaacaacacaGTCTACTCGATCGGCACCCAGCCCAAGGCTGCCGATTCTCGAGGTTCTCTCTCTGCCATCGTGACTGAGAACACTCTGCACATCCTTGATAGCGGTAAGCTTGTCAAGAAGGTTTCTATTGATCGGGGCTCTGCTGTTGCTATTGCTGACCAGGTTGTTGTGGGATCTAAGTCGGGAGAGCTCTCTGTCTACTCTACAACCGGTGAGAAACAGTTTGAtctccctcctcttcgTGCTGCTGCCACAAAGCTTGCTCTTAGTGAAAATGGTAACCTTCTTGCTGCTGGCGAGTCCACTGGTAAGATTATCCTATACGACCTTTCAACTAAGTCTGTTGTCACCTCTCGATGGACCTTCCACACCGCTCAGATCAACGATATTGACTGGCTTGGAAACGAGTACATTGCCTCTGTTTCTCTGGACACAAACATTTACATTTACTCCGTCAAGACCCCCATGAAGAACCTCAAGTCTCTGAACGCTCACAAGGAGGGAGCCACCGCAGTGCGATGGCTGGCAAACAACGAAATCGTCACTGGTGGTGCTGATGCTGTTCTCAAGTGGTGGTCTGTTGAGCTTAGCTAA
- a CDS encoding uncharacterized protein (Compare to YALI0E02002g, similar to Saccharomyces cerevisiae YKL137W; ancestral locus Anc_2.429, weakly similar to uniprot|P36064 Saccharomyces cerevisiae YKL137w), which produces MLPEHGFEHDQPTNPLHSNDVYPQKSGAVPLWFLSPKEENEVREETRRLARIACADVLKVFSDCTKGRTVSMLWACRIEKANMMECMASHSTMEDFDRARDEFVQKKADAMAENKERLARERTKSN; this is translated from the coding sequence ATGCTTCCCGAGCACGGCTTTGAGCACGACCAGCCCACCAACCCCCTTCACTCCAACGATGTGTACCCCCAAAAGTCGGGTGCTGTGCCTCTGTGGTTCCTGTCTCCTAAGGAAGAGAACGAGGTTCGGGAGGAGACCCGAAGACTAGCACGAATTGCATGCGCCGATGTGCTCAAGGTCTTTAGCGATTGCACAAAGGGCAGAACCGTGTCCATGCTGTGGGCCTGTCGAATCGAAAAGGCCAACATGATGGAGTGTATGGCTTCACACTCCACCATGGAGGACTTTGACAGGGCTCGAGATGAGTTCGTTCAAAAGAAAGCTGACGCTATGGCTGAGAACAAGGAACGTCTGGCGCGGGAACGAACCAAGTCTAACTAG